In the genome of Calditrichota bacterium, one region contains:
- a CDS encoding TIGR04076 family protein produces MDLTIRVREIKGTCPVYRMGQYFEILDGFRLKIPESQSICLHGLASVMPFYRALAGGISPKELGLECGEKKACLQCPDCAELTGGGSVIFEIEAVP; encoded by the coding sequence ATGGATCTCACGATACGAGTAAGAGAAATAAAGGGTACGTGTCCGGTTTACCGGATGGGACAATATTTTGAAATTCTTGACGGTTTTCGGTTGAAAATTCCGGAAAGCCAGTCCATTTGCTTGCACGGATTGGCCAGTGTGATGCCCTTTTACCGGGCACTTGCCGGTGGGATTTCTCCAAAGGAATTGGGTCTGGAGTGTGGAGAGAAAAAAGCCTGCCTGCAATGTCCCGATTGTGCCGAACTGACGGGTGGAGGTTCGGTGATTTTTGAGATTGAGGCAGTTCCATAG
- a CDS encoding YraN family protein, with protein sequence MKISSKHNALGKTGEHLAERFLQKKGYRILEKNFRSRHGEIDLIAEKDEFLVFVEVKTRYVIDEEDPIFRVDKKKQRHLGSAANAYLASHNTPHSSVRFDVVTVQFEKGKPVFRHYEDAFWLEP encoded by the coding sequence ATGAAAATTTCCAGTAAACACAATGCCCTGGGGAAAACGGGGGAACATTTGGCAGAGCGATTTCTGCAGAAAAAGGGCTACCGCATTCTGGAGAAAAATTTCAGAAGCCGGCACGGAGAGATTGATCTGATTGCTGAAAAAGATGAGTTCCTTGTTTTCGTAGAAGTCAAAACCCGTTATGTGATCGATGAGGAAGACCCCATTTTTCGCGTGGATAAAAAAAAGCAGCGCCATCTGGGATCGGCGGCAAACGCCTACTTGGCCTCGCATAACACGCCCCATTCGAGCGTGCGTTTTGATGTGGTGACCGTTCAGTTCGAAAAAGGCAAACCCGTTTTTCGGCATTACGAAGATGCCTTCTGGCTGGAGCCGTAA